The Mobula hypostoma unplaced genomic scaffold, sMobHyp1.1 scaffold_36, whole genome shotgun sequence genome window below encodes:
- the LOC134341601 gene encoding NACHT, LRR and PYD domains-containing protein 3-like isoform X4: MPRDLKDVQQKHKETLRAQTETLRVNPILMREKVKVFQLVDRYAELTVISTVRDRALVEHELLARGRDHEEWMEKQFRREEEKIRTEQLFQNSFSRSKCKSGSSTAVAGVAGIGKTTMVQKIVYDWATGKIYQQFQFIFSFKFRYLNSVNSRINLKELILDQYPYFGNLLSEVWKNPKGLLFTFDGLDEFKDKIDFADSRRDTEPQYTCTDPEFRCKVSDIVYSLIQHKLLPGCSVLVTTRPTALHLLEKAKISFWAEILGFSGEERKEYFYRHFEDQTVAEAVFKHVEENEILYTMSYNPAYCCILVLVLGPFFTKCDRDLQRVPQTITQLYSYYIYNILKNHGSEIENPRDVLLRVGQMAFRGVSEKKIVFTDGDLINCNLQPSQFLSGFQMQLLEREDSARCVVYTFPHLTIQEFVAAVAQFLNPHPGDILQFLTKAHSMADGRFEVFLRFVAGLSSPMTARGLEEFLGPFPHQTTCRVIDWVKEEVKRQSGNTESEAGKNSLLNTLHYLFESQNRGLAQDTLESVEILSFRGRTLTPIDCAVLSHVIGNCGTIKHLDLVGCHIQCEGVQRLGPVLYKCQELSLGDNKLGDSGVKLVSAALRNPECKIQKLGLNKVSLTDSGAEDLVSALSTNLSLTELNLSHNELGISGMKLVSAALRNPGCKIQKLRLWDVGLTDSGVEDLVSALSTNRSVRELDLSINNLGDSGVKLVFAALRNPECKIQKLWLNDVGLTDSGTEVLVSDLSIIPSLTKLNLGSNSLKDRSVPALRRLIMTLPSLEQIVLVGNLFTWTGQKKLRSLLEPRPGLTVNI; encoded by the exons ATGTCcaacagaaacacaaggagacTCTGCGGGCGCAAACTGAGACACTGAGAGTGAACCCGAtcctgatgagggagaaggtgaaggttTTCCAGCTGGTTGATCGATACGCTGAGCTCACGGTCATTTCTACTGTCCGAGATCGGGCACTGGTGGAACACGAGCTGCTCGCAAGAGGCAGAGACCACGAGGAGTGGATGGAGAAACAGTTTCgcagagaagaagaaaaaatccGGACTGAGCAATTGTTTCAGAACAGCTTTTCCCGGAGTAAATGCAAATCTGGGAGTtcaacagcagtggctggagtcgCCGGGATTGGGAAAACAACGATGGTGCAAAAGATTGTTTATGACTGGGCCACAGGGAAAATATACCAACAATTCCAGTTTATCTTCAGCTTCAAATTCCGATATTTAAATTCCGTTAACAGTCGGATAAACCTGAAAGAACTGATTCTGGATCAGTATCCTTACTTTGGGAATTTACTGAGTGAAGTCTGGAAGAACCCAAAGGGATTGTTGTTTACTTTCGATGGTTTGGATGAGTTCAAGGACAAAATTGATTTTGCTGATAGTCGGAGAGACACAGAACCGCAGTACACATGCACTGATCCTGAATTTCGGTGCAAGGTGTctgacattgtgtacagtttaatccagcacaagctgctcccagggtgttcagtgctggtgaCCACCCGCCCCACTGCGTTGCATTTATTGGAAAAGGCTAAGATCAGTTTCTGGGCTGAAATACTAGGATTTTCTGGTGAGGAACGGAAGGAATATTTCTATAGGCATTTTGAAGATCAGACAGTAGCAGAAGCTGTTTTTAAACACGTGGAGGAAAACGAGATTTTGTACACCATGAGCTACAACCCCGCCTACTGCTGCATCCTCGTTCTGGTACTGGGCCCCTTCTTCACAAAATGTGACAGGGACCTGCAGCGAGTTCCCCAAACCATCACCCAACTGTATTCCTACTATatttacaacatcctgaaaaaCCACGGCAGTGAGATTGAGAACCCACGTGATGTGTTACTCAGGGTTGGTCAGATGGCCTTCAGAGGAGTGTCCGAGAAGAAGATTGTGTTCACAGATGGAGATTTGATcaactgcaatctgcagccttctCAGTTCCTGTCCGGGTTCCAGATGCAGCTTTTGGAGAGAGAGGATTCTGCCCGCTGTGTGGTGTACACATTCCCACATCTCACCATCCAGGAGTTTGTAGCTGCAGTTGCACAATTCCTGAATCCACATCCCGGGGATATCCTCCAATTCCTCACAAAAGCCCACAGCATGGCAGATGGGCGATTTGAGGTATTTCTCCGCTTTGTTGCTGGTCTGTCCTCCCCAATGACAGCTCGGGGCCTGGAGGAGTTTCTGGGTCCATTTCCTCATCAAACAACCTGCCGGGTGATTGACTGGGTGAAGGAAGAGGTTAAACGCCAGAGTGGAAACACAGAGAGTGAAGCTGGTAAAAATAGCCTCCTGAACACATTGCACTACCTGTTTGAGTCACAGAATCGTGGGCTGGCTCAGGACACACTGGAATCAGTGGAAATACTTTCATTCCGTGGAAGGACTCTGACCCCGATTGACTGCGCGGTCCTGTCTCATGTCATCGGGAACTGTGGTACAATAAAACACCTCGACTTGGTTGGCTGCCACATTCAGTGTGAAGGAGTCCAGCGGCTCGGACCTGTGCTGTACAAGTGCCAGGAGTTGAG CCTTGGGGACaataaactgggagattcaggagtgaaactggtgtctgcggctctgaggaacccggagtgtaaaatacagaaactggg gctgaATAAAGTCagtctcacagattctggtgccgaGGATCTCGTCTCCGCTCTCAGTACAAACCTATCACTGACAGAGCTGAATCTGAGTCATAATGAACTGGGAATTTCAGGAAtgaaactggtgtctgcggctctgaggaacccagggtgtaaaatacagaaactgcg gctgtGGGATGTCGGTCTGACAGATTCTGGTGTCGAGGATCTCGTCTCCGCCCTCAGTACAAACCGATCTGTGAGGGAGCTGGACCTGAGTATCAATAAcctgggagattcaggagtgaaattggtgtTTGCGGCTTTGAggaacccggagtgtaaaatacagaaactgtg gctgaacgatgtcggtctcacagattctggtaCCGAAGTTCTCGTCTCCGATCTCAGTATAATCCCATCACTGACGAAGCTGAACCTGGGATCAAACTCGCTGAAGGACCGATCTGTCCCCGCTCTCCGCCGCCTCATAATGACCCTCCCGAGCCTGGAGCAGATCGT GCTGGTGGGGAACCTGTTCACCTGGACTGGGCAGAAGAAACTGAGGTCTCTGCTGGAACCCAGACCCGGACTGACAGTGAACATCTGA